AAAAAGTTAGCTTTCCATCTATACTCATAAGTATAAAAACAAAAATAGGAAATAGTGACCAAGCGGAATCTTTTGCAAAAAGGTCTCTATCTGGACGTATTTTCTTAGCTAATAAAAATACTGAACCTAAAACTAAAGAAATGTTAAAAATAGTACTTCCAATAACATTTGCAACGGCAATATCAGGACTTCCTTTTAATGATGCAGAAATTGAAGCTGCCATTTCAGGTAAACTAGTCCCAACTGCCACTAAAGTAGCTCCTATAATAAAAGGTGAAATTTTATAGTGAAGTGCTATCTTTTCACTTTGTTGTATTATAAAATCAGCCCCAAAAATTAACGCTGTCATTGAAACAATGAAAATTAAAATATCCATTTATGAATTCCTTACAATTAAACTTTTCGGAAGATTGTACTTTTTGATTAGCTCTTCTTCTTTTTTTCTATGCTCTCCATTATCTACTTCATGGTCATAACCCAATAAATGAAGCATTCCATGGATAAAAAGAAGTGTTAATTCATCTAAAAAACTGTGCTTATACTCTTTTGCTTTATTTTCCACAAAATCAACAGAAATGACAATAGAACCTAAGGGCATATTTGGCATATCATATTCAAGTGGGAAGCTCAGTACATCTGTAGCTTTGTCTATATTTCTATGCTCTTTATTTAAAATTTGTATTTCATCATTATGCACAAGTATTAGCTCGATATCTTTTGGACTTAGTTCATTTTTTATTATTTCCAATGAGCTTATATCTATATCAATTTTTGTTTGATTATCAAAGTCAATCATTTTTATCCGTTTATTTTTGGCGGATTATAGCTAAATTAGTCAAATTAGTAAATAAAGGACATTTTTTGTCTTTAAGTAAATAAAATATAAAATATAAAAAATCAAAGGAGTACAAATATGGAATTAAAAATTGGTACAAAAGATAGTATTAAATTTAAAGTTGAAGATAAAGATTTAGCAAAAAATCTACAAATCTCACCTGAAGATAATTTTCCAGAAGTATTTGCAACAGCGAGATTGGTAGCACTTATGGAGTGTTCTGCTGCAAAAATTCTGATACCATTTTTAGAAGAGGGTCAATTATCAGTTGGAGTTGAAGTAAATATAAAACATCTAGCCCCAACTCTAAGTGGTGATACAGCAATTTCAACTGCAACTTTTGAAGGTATGGAAGGGAAACTTTATAAGTTCAGATTAGAAGTTGTTGATTCTGGTGGAGTAATAGGAACTGGAACTCATACAAGAGCAATAGTGACAAAAGATAGGCTTATGAGTGGGGCAAATAAAAGAGTAGGAAAGTAAAACTTAGGTAAAAAGATTTGAGCTATTAAAATAGCTCAATCATTTTTACCACTTCATCTACAGGAAAGATTTTTAGATTTGTTTTAATATTTGGTTTTAAAGCAACTATTGCTTTTGTAACACCTTGAGCACTTGCTTCTTTTAGTCTCATATCTATAGAATATACATCTTTTATCTCACCTGTTAAAGAAACTTCTCCTATAAATACTGACTCTTTTGAAATAGGTCTATCTCTAAATGAACTAATAATCGAAGCAATTACAGCCAAATCAGCTGAACTCTCTTTTATCTTAATACCACCACTTATATTTATAAATACATCATAGTGATTTAGTGGAAGGTCAAGTTTCTTTTCAAGTAGGGCTAAAAGCATATTTAATCTATTTACATCAAAT
The sequence above is drawn from the Arcobacter sp. F2176 genome and encodes:
- the ybeY gene encoding rRNA maturation RNase YbeY; translated protein: MIDFDNQTKIDIDISSLEIIKNELSPKDIELILVHNDEIQILNKEHRNIDKATDVLSFPLEYDMPNMPLGSIVISVDFVENKAKEYKHSFLDELTLLFIHGMLHLLGYDHEVDNGEHRKKEEELIKKYNLPKSLIVRNS
- a CDS encoding thioesterase family protein, whose protein sequence is MELKIGTKDSIKFKVEDKDLAKNLQISPEDNFPEVFATARLVALMECSAAKILIPFLEEGQLSVGVEVNIKHLAPTLSGDTAISTATFEGMEGKLYKFRLEVVDSGGVIGTGTHTRAIVTKDRLMSGANKRVGK